A window of the Serratia sarumanii genome harbors these coding sequences:
- the wecA gene encoding UDP-N-acetylglucosamine--undecaprenyl-phosphate N-acetylglucosaminephosphotransferase: MNLLTMSTEILFVFLFSLAFLFVARKAAKRIGLVDKPNYRKRHQGLIPLVGGISVYAGLCFAFWISEQPIAHAKLYLTCAGILVFVGALDDRFDISVKIRALVQALVGIAMMVFAGLYLRSFGHVLGDWEMLLGPFGYLVTLFAVWAAINAFNMVDGIDGLLGGLSCVSFGALGLLLYLSGHHEMAFWCFAMIATIVPYILLNLGILGRRYKVFMGDAGSTLIGFTAIWLLLQSSQGKAHSINPVTALWIIAIPLMDMIAIMYRRLRKGMSPFSPDRQHIHHLIMRAGFTPRQAFVLITLAAALLAAVGVIGERLTFIPEWVMLALFLLAFFLYGYCIKRAWRVARYIKRIKRRLRRSSDNKQVS; this comes from the coding sequence GTGAACTTACTCACTATGAGTACTGAAATTCTATTTGTTTTCCTGTTTTCTTTGGCTTTTCTCTTTGTTGCCCGCAAGGCGGCAAAACGTATTGGTCTGGTAGATAAACCCAATTATCGCAAACGCCATCAGGGGCTGATTCCACTGGTCGGCGGTATTTCCGTTTATGCCGGATTGTGCTTCGCGTTTTGGATTTCCGAACAACCTATCGCGCACGCCAAGCTTTATCTGACCTGCGCCGGCATTCTGGTGTTTGTGGGCGCGCTCGACGATCGTTTCGACATCAGCGTTAAAATCCGCGCCCTGGTGCAGGCGTTGGTCGGCATCGCCATGATGGTGTTCGCCGGTCTGTATCTGCGCAGCTTCGGCCATGTACTGGGCGACTGGGAGATGTTGCTGGGGCCGTTCGGCTATCTGGTGACGCTGTTTGCGGTATGGGCGGCGATCAACGCCTTCAACATGGTCGACGGCATTGATGGCCTGCTGGGTGGGCTGTCGTGCGTCTCCTTCGGCGCGCTGGGTCTGTTGCTGTACCTGAGCGGCCACCATGAGATGGCGTTCTGGTGCTTTGCGATGATCGCCACCATCGTTCCCTATATTTTGCTCAACCTCGGCATTCTCGGCCGCCGTTATAAGGTGTTCATGGGGGACGCCGGCAGTACCCTGATCGGCTTTACCGCCATTTGGCTGCTGCTGCAAAGCTCGCAGGGCAAGGCACACTCGATTAATCCGGTGACCGCACTGTGGATCATCGCTATTCCGCTGATGGACATGATAGCAATCATGTATCGTCGTTTACGCAAGGGGATGAGCCCCTTCTCTCCCGATCGTCAACATATTCACCACCTGATCATGCGAGCCGGCTTTACGCCGCGGCAGGCTTTTGTGTTGATTACCCTGGCGGCCGCATTGCTGGCGGCGGTTGGCGTGATCGGCGAACGCCTGACTTTTATCCCAGAGTGGGTTATGTTGGCATTATTCTTGCTTGCTTTCTTCCTGTACGGTTACTGCATCAAGCGCGCCTGGCGGGTTGCGCGGTACATTAAGCGTATCAAGCGTCGCCTGCGGCGTTCGAGCGATAACAAGCAAGTATCTTAA
- the wzzE gene encoding ECA polysaccharide chain length modulation protein, which translates to MNPETTSDKHTPAVDNELDIRGLCCTLWRGKPWIIGIAVLFAAVALIVSYLVKQEWSATAITDKPTVNALGGYYSQQQFLRNLDVRTLPATAGDQPSIADEAYNEFIMQLAAYDTRRDFWLQSDYYKQRQEGDARADAALLDELINNILFTPRDDKKVPNDGVKLTAETAADANRLLRQYVAFASHRAALHLNEEIQGAWAARTTSMKAQVKRQEAVAESVYKRELNTTQQALKIAESQGISRAQTDTPAEQLPDSDLFLLGRPMLQARLEGLQASGPTYDLDYDQNRAMLATLNVGPTLDEKFQTYRYLRTPEEPVKRDSPRRVFWLILWGAMGALVGAGVALARRPRS; encoded by the coding sequence ATGAATCCAGAAACAACGTCTGACAAGCATACCCCGGCGGTGGATAACGAACTCGATATCCGCGGCCTGTGCTGCACCCTGTGGCGCGGCAAACCGTGGATTATCGGCATTGCGGTGCTGTTCGCGGCGGTCGCGCTGATCGTCTCTTATCTGGTAAAGCAAGAATGGAGCGCGACCGCAATCACCGACAAACCCACGGTAAATGCGCTGGGCGGTTACTACTCCCAGCAGCAGTTCCTGCGCAATCTGGATGTGCGCACGCTGCCGGCGACGGCCGGCGATCAGCCGAGCATCGCGGACGAAGCCTACAATGAGTTCATCATGCAGCTGGCGGCTTACGATACGCGTCGCGATTTCTGGCTGCAGAGCGATTACTACAAGCAACGTCAGGAAGGGGATGCCCGCGCGGATGCGGCGCTGCTCGACGAGCTGATCAACAACATCCTGTTCACGCCGCGCGACGACAAGAAAGTGCCGAACGACGGCGTGAAGCTGACGGCGGAAACTGCCGCGGACGCCAACCGCCTGCTGCGTCAATACGTGGCCTTCGCCAGCCACCGCGCTGCCCTGCACCTGAACGAAGAGATCCAGGGGGCGTGGGCCGCTCGCACTACCTCAATGAAGGCGCAGGTCAAGCGGCAGGAAGCGGTGGCGGAGTCGGTTTACAAGCGCGAGCTGAACACCACGCAGCAGGCGCTGAAAATCGCCGAAAGCCAGGGGATCAGCCGCGCGCAGACCGACACTCCGGCCGAGCAACTGCCGGATTCGGATCTGTTCCTGCTGGGCCGGCCTATGCTGCAGGCGCGTCTGGAAGGCCTGCAGGCCTCCGGCCCTACCTATGACCTGGATTACGATCAGAACCGCGCGATGCTGGCGACGCTGAACGTTGGCCCGACGTTGGATGAGAAGTTCCAGACCTATCGTTATTTGCGCACGCCGGAAGAGCCGGTAAAACGCGACAGCCCACGCCGGGTCTTCTGGCTGATTCTGTGGGGCGCGATGGGCGCTTTGGTTGGCGCGGGCGTTGCCTTGGCGCGTCGGCCGCGTAGTTAA
- the wecB gene encoding non-hydrolyzing UDP-N-acetylglucosamine 2-epimerase has translation MKVLTVFGTRPEAIKMAPLVHALAQDEAFDARVCVTAQHREMLDQVLRLFEITPNYDLNIMKPGQGLTEITCRILEGLKGVLEDFKPDVVLVHGDTTTTLATSLAAFYQRIPVGHVEAGLRTGNLYSPWPEEANRKLTGHLAMYHFAPTENSRQNLLRELLPDNRIFVTGNTVIDALFWVRDRVMSDAALRAGLAQRYPFLDADKKLILVTGHRRESFGGGFERICSALAEIARNHPEVQVVYPVHLNPNVSEPVNRILKGIDNVMLIEPQDYLPFVYLMTQAYMILTDSGGIQEEAPSLGKPVLVMRDTTERPEAIDAGTVRLVGTDVTKIVEAVTRLLTDESEYHAMSRAHNPYGDGHACQRILEALKNHQVTL, from the coding sequence GTGAAAGTGTTGACTGTTTTCGGCACCAGACCTGAAGCCATCAAAATGGCACCGCTGGTACATGCACTGGCCCAGGATGAGGCTTTTGATGCAAGAGTCTGCGTAACGGCACAGCATCGTGAGATGTTGGATCAGGTATTGCGGTTGTTTGAGATCACGCCGAATTACGACCTGAACATCATGAAACCCGGCCAGGGGCTAACGGAAATCACCTGCCGCATCCTGGAAGGGCTGAAAGGGGTGCTGGAAGACTTCAAACCGGACGTGGTGCTGGTGCACGGCGATACCACCACTACGCTGGCGACCAGCCTGGCGGCGTTCTATCAACGCATCCCCGTCGGGCATGTCGAGGCCGGGCTGCGTACCGGCAATCTGTATTCTCCCTGGCCGGAAGAGGCCAACCGCAAACTGACCGGCCACCTGGCGATGTACCATTTCGCGCCAACCGAGAACTCGCGCCAAAATCTGTTGCGCGAACTGCTGCCGGACAACCGTATTTTCGTGACCGGCAATACGGTGATCGACGCTCTGTTCTGGGTGCGTGACCGCGTGATGAGCGATGCCGCGCTGCGGGCTGGCCTGGCACAGCGTTATCCGTTCCTCGACGCCGACAAGAAACTGATCCTGGTCACCGGTCATCGCCGCGAAAGCTTTGGCGGCGGTTTTGAGCGAATTTGCAGCGCGCTGGCGGAGATCGCCCGCAATCACCCGGAAGTACAGGTGGTGTATCCGGTGCATCTCAATCCGAACGTCAGTGAGCCGGTGAATCGCATTTTGAAAGGCATCGACAACGTCATGCTGATCGAGCCGCAGGATTATCTGCCGTTTGTCTATTTGATGACCCAGGCTTACATGATCCTGACCGATTCCGGTGGCATTCAGGAAGAGGCGCCATCGTTAGGTAAACCGGTGCTGGTGATGCGCGACACCACCGAACGCCCGGAAGCGATAGATGCGGGCACGGTGCGTCTGGTCGGCACCGATGTGACCAAAATTGTTGAAGCGGTGACCCGGCTGTTGACGGACGAAAGCGAATATCACGCGATGAGTCGGGCGCATAACCCATACGGTGACGGACATGCCTGTCAGCGTATCCTCGAAGCTTTAAAGAATCATCAGGTGACACTATGA
- the wecC gene encoding UDP-N-acetyl-D-mannosamine dehydrogenase codes for MSFDTISVIGLGYIGLPTAAAFASRKKKVVGVDVNQHAVDTINRGAIHIVEPDLDKVVKDAVDGGFLRAVTKPLAADAFLIAVPTPFKGDHEPDLAYVEAAAKSLAPVLKKGDLVILESTSPVGATEQMADWLAQARSDLSFPQQAGEAADVNIAYCPERVLPGQVMVELIQNDRVIGGMTPKCSERASALYKIFLEGECVITNSRTAEMCKLTENSFRDVNIAFANELSLICAEQGINVWELIRLANRHPRVNILQPGPGVGGHCIAVDPWFIVAQNPQQARLIHTARLVNDGKPLWVVDRVKAAVADCLAATDKRASEVKIACFGLAFKPNIDDLRESPAVEVVHLIAEWHVGETLAVEPNVEQLPKSLAGHVTLTPIAEALQQADVIVMLVDHQQFKAIRPEEIKQSWVVDTKGVWR; via the coding sequence ATGAGTTTTGACACTATTTCGGTTATCGGCCTGGGTTATATCGGCTTGCCAACGGCGGCGGCGTTCGCTTCCCGCAAGAAAAAAGTGGTGGGTGTAGATGTTAACCAACATGCGGTAGATACCATTAACCGCGGCGCGATCCACATCGTCGAACCGGATCTGGACAAAGTGGTCAAGGACGCCGTCGACGGCGGTTTCCTGCGGGCGGTGACCAAACCGCTGGCGGCCGATGCGTTCCTGATCGCGGTGCCTACGCCGTTCAAGGGCGATCACGAGCCGGATCTGGCCTATGTCGAAGCGGCGGCGAAATCGCTGGCGCCGGTGCTGAAAAAAGGCGATCTGGTGATCCTGGAGTCCACCTCGCCGGTGGGGGCCACCGAACAAATGGCGGACTGGCTGGCGCAGGCGCGCAGCGATCTCAGCTTCCCGCAGCAAGCGGGCGAAGCGGCGGACGTGAATATCGCCTACTGCCCGGAGCGCGTGTTGCCGGGGCAGGTGATGGTGGAGCTGATTCAAAACGACCGCGTGATCGGCGGCATGACGCCGAAGTGCTCGGAACGTGCCAGCGCGCTGTACAAGATTTTCCTCGAGGGCGAATGTGTGATCACCAACTCGCGCACCGCCGAGATGTGCAAGCTGACGGAAAACAGCTTCCGCGACGTAAATATCGCCTTTGCCAACGAACTGTCGTTGATCTGCGCTGAGCAGGGGATCAACGTCTGGGAACTGATCCGCCTGGCGAACCGCCATCCGCGGGTGAATATTCTGCAGCCGGGGCCGGGCGTCGGTGGTCACTGCATTGCCGTCGATCCGTGGTTTATCGTGGCGCAGAATCCGCAGCAGGCACGCCTGATCCACACCGCACGCCTGGTGAACGACGGCAAACCGCTGTGGGTGGTCGACCGGGTGAAAGCGGCGGTGGCCGATTGTCTGGCCGCCACCGACAAGCGCGCGTCCGAGGTCAAAATTGCCTGCTTCGGCCTGGCCTTCAAACCGAATATCGATGATTTGCGTGAAAGCCCGGCGGTAGAAGTGGTACATCTGATCGCCGAATGGCACGTCGGCGAAACGCTGGCGGTGGAACCGAACGTCGAACAGTTGCCGAAGTCGTTGGCCGGCCATGTGACGTTGACGCCAATCGCGGAAGCGTTGCAGCAGGCCGATGTGATCGTGATGTTGGTCGATCACCAGCAGTTCAAGGCCATCCGGCCGGAAGAGATCAAGCAAAGCTGGGTGGTGGATACTAAGGGAGTCTGGCGTTGA